In Wenyingzhuangia fucanilytica, the following are encoded in one genomic region:
- a CDS encoding O-acetylhomoserine aminocarboxypropyltransferase/cysteine synthase family protein → MDGQRLETSALHAGHDTTQTQGTRAVPIYQTSSYVFNNTEHAANLFGLKELGFIYTRLNNPTNQILQERLAAVEGGIGAVVFASGTSAIATGLMTLLKAGDHIVASSSLYGGTYNLLNVTLPRLGITTTFVDASNPEEFKAAVQDNTRVFFVESLGNPKLDVLDLEAIAEQAKAAEVPFIVDNTVASPALLNPIKHGANLVIHSLTKYIGGQGNSLGGAIIDAGTFNWANGKFPEFTEPSAGYHGLVYHEAIGAAAFTFKLILEGLRDFGGALSPTNAFNIIQGLETLPVRIKQHSASALALATWLEEREEVAWVNYPGLKSSKYYDLARKYLPNGQSGLVTFGLKGGYEAAKKFTDATQIFSLLANIGDTKSLIIHPASTTHQQLSEADQAGAGVTQDLIRLSVGLENIEDLKADIAQAFSKI, encoded by the coding sequence ATGGATGGTCAAAGACTAGAGACTTCTGCATTACATGCAGGACATGATACAACCCAAACACAAGGAACAAGAGCGGTACCTATTTACCAAACCTCTTCTTATGTGTTTAATAATACGGAGCATGCTGCAAACTTATTTGGGTTAAAAGAATTAGGTTTTATTTATACAAGATTAAATAATCCAACCAACCAAATTTTACAAGAGCGTTTGGCGGCGGTAGAAGGAGGAATAGGTGCGGTTGTTTTTGCATCAGGAACTTCTGCTATTGCAACAGGATTAATGACTTTGTTAAAAGCAGGAGATCATATTGTGGCCTCTAGTAGTTTGTATGGAGGAACTTATAACCTATTAAATGTTACTTTACCTAGGTTAGGGATTACAACTACTTTTGTTGATGCATCAAACCCTGAAGAGTTTAAAGCTGCTGTACAAGATAATACAAGAGTATTTTTTGTAGAGTCTTTAGGGAATCCAAAATTAGATGTGCTAGATTTAGAGGCCATTGCTGAACAAGCAAAAGCAGCTGAGGTACCTTTTATTGTAGACAATACAGTTGCATCACCAGCGTTGTTAAATCCTATTAAGCACGGAGCTAATTTGGTAATACACTCGTTAACAAAATATATTGGAGGACAAGGAAACTCTCTAGGAGGGGCTATTATTGATGCAGGTACTTTTAATTGGGCAAACGGAAAATTCCCGGAATTTACAGAGCCATCAGCAGGATATCATGGATTGGTGTATCATGAAGCAATAGGTGCAGCAGCTTTCACTTTTAAATTAATCTTAGAAGGATTGCGTGATTTTGGAGGAGCTTTAAGCCCAACAAATGCTTTTAATATTATTCAAGGTTTAGAAACTTTACCAGTAAGAATTAAACAACATAGTGCAAGTGCATTAGCGTTGGCTACTTGGTTAGAAGAAAGAGAAGAGGTTGCGTGGGTAAATTATCCAGGATTAAAATCTAGTAAATATTATGATTTGGCACGAAAATACTTGCCAAATGGACAAAGCGGTTTGGTTACTTTTGGTTTAAAAGGAGGTTATGAAGCAGCTAAGAAATTTACGGATGCTACTCAAATATTTTCTTTATTGGCAAATATTGGAGATACAAAATCATTGATTATTCATCCGGCAAGTACAACACATCAGCAATTAAGTGAGGCAGATCAAGCAGGGGCAGGAGTAACGCAAGATTTGATCCGTTTGTCTGTTGGTTTAGAAAATATAGAAGATTTAAAAGCAGATATTGCACAAGCATTTAGTAAAATTTAA
- a CDS encoding alpha/beta fold hydrolase has protein sequence MNKSLQHRTLKDYTTLVGVHYPNLELSYEVFGQPLHSAPVVLVNHALTGNSDVAGEHTGWWKGIVSKGNLVDTNKYTIISINIPGNGYDNKPENLIDDYKSFTVRDVAQLFGLLLQDLGVSKLHAIIAGSLGGGIAWEMAVLFPDLADYIIPIASDWKATDWILAHNKVQEQILTNSKKPVHDARMMAMLFYRTAASFKEKFNRTQNEALGIANVESWLLHHGYKLEQRFELKAYQMVNHLLSTLDITAERGTFEEVAKNIKAKVIQIGIDSDFFFVPEENRETQKVLESIGANALYKEITSIHGHDGFLVEDEQLKELLKGVF, from the coding sequence TTGAATAAAAGTTTACAACATAGAACACTAAAAGATTACACTACCTTGGTAGGAGTGCATTATCCTAACTTAGAACTTTCTTACGAAGTTTTTGGTCAGCCATTGCACTCAGCACCTGTAGTGTTAGTAAATCATGCGCTTACAGGGAATTCCGATGTGGCAGGAGAGCATACAGGTTGGTGGAAAGGAATTGTGTCTAAAGGGAATTTGGTTGATACCAATAAGTATACAATCATCTCTATAAACATTCCTGGAAATGGATATGATAATAAACCAGAAAATTTAATAGATGACTACAAAAGTTTTACCGTTAGAGATGTAGCTCAGTTGTTTGGTTTGTTATTACAAGATTTAGGAGTTAGCAAATTACACGCTATTATAGCAGGTTCTTTAGGAGGTGGAATTGCTTGGGAAATGGCAGTGTTGTTTCCAGATTTAGCAGATTATATTATTCCTATTGCTTCTGATTGGAAAGCTACAGATTGGATTTTAGCTCATAACAAAGTGCAAGAGCAAATTTTAACCAATTCTAAAAAACCTGTGCACGATGCTCGTATGATGGCCATGTTGTTTTATAGAACAGCAGCATCTTTTAAAGAAAAGTTTAATAGAACACAAAACGAAGCTTTAGGAATTGCCAATGTAGAAAGCTGGTTGTTGCATCATGGTTATAAATTAGAACAAAGGTTTGAGTTAAAGGCTTATCAAATGGTAAATCATTTACTAAGTACTTTAGATATTACTGCGGAAAGAGGAACTTTTGAAGAGGTGGCTAAAAACATCAAAGCAAAAGTTATTCAAATAGGAATAGATTCAGATTTCTTTTTTGTGCCTGAGGAGAATAGAGAAACTCAAAAAGTTTTAGAGAGTATAGGAGCAAATGCTTTGTATAAAGAAATCACTTCTATCCATGGACACGATGGGTTTTTGGTAGAAGATGAGCAGTTAAAAGAATTGTTGAAAGGTGTGTTTTAA
- a CDS encoding proline dehydrogenase family protein yields MEKQIQNTLGLAKKLQTQRTTTVKNPFADRLKTIIEVPESKHFLIQMMDVAFRSKNYKKVANHVIFLLKTHKNYQVLFTPIENLLLKVFAVVGKITPTFSVSIMLKKIQATSSDVVFFINSKKFKKHAQKRKEQNITLNVNLIGEALIGEDEAQKRILGYLTLLNRKDVNYISIKISTIFSQISSLAHEDTVEKLSTRLSMFYDEILKIEKETGVQKFVNLDMEEYKDLEITFNVFIKTLSLPEYKNIRAGIVLQAYIPEMIHYYRKLYKWANERVNNGGSSVKVRLVKGANMEMEMTEASIEDWPLATYSSKAETDANYKKILSEMLTAQSARVVNVGVASHNIFDISFALQLVKQNQLEDCVDFEMLEGMANQTVDNLLAEKVSLLLYTPTVKENQYSAAIAYLVRRLDEGTQEGNFLKEGYDLKVGSPKWDSLKEEFLKSISLMENLNTNPNRKQDRNNENPTLMEGFQNVPNTDWNLPQNIAWAQKIKTDWKTPENIIGTTIPVIGDLDQHERYTVKVSNWSGTPPWDYEMSLKEDYQKAIENRTEWQSFTVEQRVHLLKKAAVEIEKNRADLIGVAVAELGKTVKEVDVEVSEAIDFANFYAESSLEIAKEFTSDDEGINLVLSPWNFPIAIPIGGALASLAAGKKVILKPSTNASACAYLTCKCLWEAGIPKDALYFLPCEESILDDFLSTGNIFDAVILTGGTETAHFLLERNPQLNLYAETGGKNSTIVTSLADKEQACINIVQSAFGNAGQKCSATSLLILTEDVFNDQEFKTLLKDAALSKVFGNPWDFSTEVGPLAVPISEKIKHVIQNTSDNQWLVKPRLNGNHMLTPGIIWDVTTDDYPYQNELFGPILSVMKANDLKHAVEIANNVDYGLTAGIESLDDNEIEYWNNHIEAGNKYVNRSTTGAIVQRQPFGGIKASCFGFGMKAGGINYVLQFTNIKSKTTDWKEDYQKWYDELFSKKIDYVNLRGQYNICSYTTYKEILLLYDVHTPQRHIEKVEYIAEFLNIPLIKDTCGNALKHHPKDFTCVRALGVLSDHFLIRCHQNAIHVYNYEPRNSGRIELLNYLIEQSYSHNYHRYGNLMGVEYNPNEKPKIY; encoded by the coding sequence ATGGAGAAACAAATACAAAACACCCTAGGATTAGCAAAAAAATTACAAACCCAACGAACAACGACTGTAAAAAATCCATTTGCAGATCGGCTTAAAACGATTATAGAAGTTCCAGAGTCCAAACATTTTTTAATACAAATGATGGATGTTGCCTTCCGATCTAAAAATTATAAAAAAGTAGCAAATCACGTTATCTTTCTACTAAAAACCCACAAAAACTATCAAGTTCTTTTTACACCTATAGAGAATCTTTTGTTAAAAGTTTTTGCAGTAGTAGGAAAAATCACTCCTACTTTTAGTGTTTCCATCATGTTAAAAAAGATTCAAGCCACTTCTAGTGATGTTGTTTTTTTTATCAACAGTAAAAAATTTAAAAAACACGCTCAAAAAAGAAAAGAACAAAACATCACCTTAAATGTAAATCTTATTGGAGAAGCACTAATTGGTGAAGATGAAGCTCAGAAAAGAATTTTAGGATATTTAACATTACTAAATAGAAAAGATGTAAACTATATCTCTATTAAGATATCTACCATTTTTTCTCAAATTTCCTCTTTAGCACACGAAGACACAGTTGAAAAATTATCTACTAGGCTTTCTATGTTTTATGATGAAATTTTAAAAATTGAAAAAGAAACTGGAGTTCAAAAATTTGTAAACCTAGACATGGAGGAATACAAAGATTTAGAAATCACTTTTAATGTTTTTATCAAAACCTTGTCTTTACCCGAATATAAAAATATTAGAGCAGGAATTGTTTTACAGGCTTACATTCCCGAAATGATTCATTACTACAGAAAACTTTATAAATGGGCTAATGAACGTGTAAACAATGGAGGATCATCTGTAAAAGTAAGATTGGTAAAGGGAGCTAATATGGAAATGGAAATGACCGAAGCTTCTATTGAAGATTGGCCACTAGCTACTTATAGTAGCAAAGCAGAAACAGATGCCAATTATAAAAAAATATTATCCGAAATGCTTACAGCACAATCGGCAAGAGTAGTAAACGTTGGTGTGGCATCACACAATATTTTTGACATTTCTTTTGCTTTACAATTGGTAAAACAAAATCAACTAGAAGATTGTGTTGATTTTGAAATGTTAGAAGGAATGGCCAACCAAACAGTAGATAATCTATTAGCAGAAAAAGTAAGTCTATTACTCTACACTCCTACTGTTAAAGAAAATCAATACAGTGCAGCCATTGCTTATTTGGTTAGACGACTAGATGAAGGGACACAAGAAGGAAATTTTTTAAAAGAAGGTTATGACTTAAAAGTAGGTTCTCCAAAATGGGATAGTTTAAAAGAAGAATTCTTAAAATCTATTTCTTTAATGGAAAACTTAAACACCAATCCTAACAGAAAACAAGACAGAAATAATGAGAACCCTACATTGATGGAAGGATTTCAAAACGTACCAAATACGGATTGGAATTTACCTCAAAACATTGCATGGGCTCAAAAAATTAAAACCGATTGGAAAACTCCCGAAAACATTATTGGAACAACTATTCCAGTAATAGGTGACTTAGACCAACACGAAAGATATACCGTAAAAGTTAGTAACTGGTCTGGTACTCCTCCTTGGGATTACGAAATGTCTTTAAAAGAAGATTATCAAAAAGCTATTGAAAACAGAACAGAATGGCAAAGTTTTACGGTAGAACAAAGAGTACATCTACTAAAAAAAGCTGCTGTAGAAATTGAAAAAAACAGAGCTGATTTAATTGGAGTTGCCGTAGCAGAATTAGGAAAAACAGTAAAAGAAGTAGATGTAGAGGTATCAGAAGCAATAGACTTTGCCAATTTTTATGCAGAAAGTAGTTTAGAAATAGCCAAAGAGTTTACAAGTGATGACGAAGGAATTAACCTAGTATTATCTCCATGGAACTTTCCTATAGCCATTCCTATTGGTGGGGCTTTAGCATCATTAGCAGCAGGAAAAAAAGTGATTTTAAAACCCTCAACAAACGCTTCTGCATGTGCCTACTTAACCTGTAAATGTTTATGGGAGGCTGGTATTCCTAAAGATGCTCTTTACTTTTTACCTTGTGAAGAAAGTATTTTAGATGATTTTTTAAGCACAGGAAATATTTTTGATGCTGTTATTTTAACTGGAGGAACCGAAACAGCTCATTTCTTATTAGAAAGAAATCCTCAATTAAATTTATACGCAGAAACTGGAGGAAAAAACAGTACTATTGTAACCAGTTTAGCAGACAAAGAACAAGCTTGTATCAACATTGTTCAATCTGCATTTGGTAATGCTGGTCAAAAATGTTCTGCTACCTCTTTATTAATTTTAACCGAAGATGTTTTTAATGATCAAGAATTTAAAACTTTATTAAAAGATGCTGCTCTAAGTAAAGTTTTTGGAAATCCTTGGGATTTTTCTACAGAAGTTGGTCCCTTAGCCGTACCTATTTCTGAAAAAATAAAACATGTAATCCAAAATACATCAGACAACCAATGGTTGGTAAAACCTAGGTTAAATGGAAACCACATGTTAACACCAGGAATTATTTGGGATGTTACTACTGATGACTATCCTTATCAAAATGAATTATTTGGCCCTATTTTATCGGTAATGAAAGCCAATGATTTAAAACATGCTGTGGAAATAGCCAACAATGTTGATTATGGTTTAACTGCAGGAATTGAATCTTTAGATGATAATGAAATTGAATATTGGAACAATCATATAGAAGCCGGAAACAAATATGTTAACCGATCTACCACTGGAGCTATTGTACAAAGACAACCTTTTGGAGGAATTAAAGCTTCTTGTTTTGGATTTGGAATGAAAGCGGGTGGAATTAATTATGTTTTACAGTTTACCAATATTAAATCTAAAACCACAGATTGGAAAGAAGATTATCAAAAATGGTATGATGAATTATTTAGCAAAAAAATAGACTATGTAAACTTACGTGGGCAATACAATATTTGTAGTTACACTACCTATAAAGAAATACTCCTATTATATGATGTACACACCCCTCAAAGACATATAGAAAAGGTAGAGTACATTGCTGAATTTTTAAATATTCCGTTGATTAAAGACACTTGTGGTAATGCCTTAAAACATCACCCTAAAGATTTTACCTGTGTAAGAGCCTTAGGTGTTTTGTCTGACCATTTTTTAATTAGATGTCATCAAAATGCGATTCACGTCTACAATTATGAACCTAGAAATAGTGGGCGTATTGAACTTTTGAATTATTTAATTGAACAAAGTTATTCTCACAATTATCACAGATATGGTAATTTAATGGGGGTTGAATACAACCCAAATGAAAAACCTAAAATTTATTAG
- a CDS encoding manganese-dependent inorganic pyrophosphatase, protein MALKIFGHRSPDTDATASAIVWAWYLNQQGVEAKPYVLGTPNTEALFVLKHWGFEVPELLTSVSKNDEVIIVDTNNPEELFENINETKIHQIIDHHKLVGGIQTAEPIDITIKPLASTASVMYLILGSEEVEDLPNEIAGLMLSCIISDTLEFRSPTTTEDDKMMAEHLAFKLGLDINEYATKMFEAKSDISAFSDEELIKMDSKKYEASGNKYRVSVLETTSPNIVLERKDTILLAMEAIKVKEELDEVLLFVVDILKEESTLFVPNDVVKQVAESKFNATVTSDLVVLPGVVSRKKQIIPVL, encoded by the coding sequence ATGGCATTAAAAATTTTTGGACATAGGTCACCAGATACAGATGCAACTGCATCAGCAATTGTATGGGCTTGGTATTTAAATCAACAAGGAGTAGAGGCTAAACCTTACGTGTTAGGAACTCCAAATACAGAAGCACTTTTCGTGTTAAAGCACTGGGGTTTTGAAGTACCAGAGTTATTAACATCTGTGTCTAAAAATGATGAGGTTATTATTGTAGATACTAATAATCCGGAGGAGTTGTTTGAAAACATTAATGAAACTAAAATTCACCAAATTATAGATCATCATAAATTGGTTGGAGGAATACAAACAGCTGAGCCAATTGATATTACTATTAAGCCTTTAGCTTCTACAGCATCTGTAATGTATCTAATTTTAGGGTCTGAAGAAGTAGAAGATTTGCCGAATGAAATTGCTGGTTTAATGTTGTCTTGTATTATTTCTGATACTTTAGAATTCCGTAGTCCTACAACTACCGAAGATGATAAAATGATGGCTGAGCATTTGGCTTTTAAGTTAGGATTAGATATCAATGAGTATGCAACAAAAATGTTTGAAGCAAAGTCTGATATTTCTGCTTTTTCTGATGAAGAGTTAATTAAAATGGATAGTAAAAAATATGAAGCAAGTGGAAATAAATACAGAGTATCTGTATTAGAAACCACAAGTCCGAATATTGTTTTAGAAAGAAAAGACACTATTTTGTTAGCAATGGAAGCTATAAAGGTGAAAGAAGAATTAGATGAGGTACTATTATTTGTTGTTGATATTTTAAAAGAAGAATCAACATTGTTTGTGCCAAATGATGTGGTAAAACAAGTAGCAGAATCTAAGTTCAACGCAACAGTAACAAGTGATTTAGTTGTACTACCTGGTGTAGTATCTCGTAAAAAACAAATAATTCCAGTGTTGTAA
- a CDS encoding DUF5686 family protein, which translates to MTLKKLLNISVLLTAFLAFSQSKVKGVVVDVDGNPLAFASVIFKNSTEGTVSDEDGVFYLSSPNTHKELQVSYVGFDKLTVGIEKQNQYFKIVLKESSNQLQTVTIVAGRIPKKGNPAIALLEKVWARKKSNGLKMFPNYEYEKYEKIQFDLNNIDSSFTEQKIFKGMEFVFDQIDTSRVSGKNFLPVYINESVYKVYGKNKENNEVVREDLVANKNSGIGAGEGVTTYIKDLYVDYNIYDDYIRLFGKSFTSPVGKSGVNTYNYVLADSANISGKWCYNIIYYPIRKNELTFKGDMWIADTVFAVKDINMQVSKSANLNWIKEVFLERDYKVENDSVILPEKDYMMADFSLRKKKSSMGVFGKRTTYFDSYSFNNPKKEDFYKKKSDVFADSIYNATETYWKTHRQETLDKNEQGIYTMLDTLKTVPKFKKIYNLGVILATGYVEFPNFDYGPVFSTFDYNDVEGVRIRVGGRTYFGINDMWRIQGYTAYGFKDRRVKYGLSYKYMFDKQKRLIFGIGHRDDVEQTGAGLTTSNDVLGRSFATSGLFSSGASNLLTDVQLTNVFFSAEPVDNINFELNFVQRNLKSASPAFSLSYIDDNGNIQNKTQQTELGFAIKYTPRRKVFGNGVERKNVNDNFPVFYLSYANGFGALFNSEFNYQKLQMYYKQPFYIGAIGRTTTTLEVGKTFGEASLALLNIVPGNQSFFNIQNTFGLLNYYEFVTDTYASLHFEHNFNGRVFGKIPFLRKLNLREIVGIKGAYGTISQSNINRNLPAFQSLPFLNLEAKTIAPSKIYYEYNVGIDNILKVFRLDFYWRGNYLHHPNANKFGVKGSFGFTF; encoded by the coding sequence ATGACATTAAAAAAACTTTTAAATATCAGTGTTTTGCTGACCGCTTTTTTAGCATTTAGTCAATCTAAAGTTAAAGGTGTTGTAGTAGATGTTGATGGAAATCCCTTAGCTTTTGCAAGCGTAATATTTAAGAATTCTACAGAAGGAACTGTTTCTGATGAAGATGGTGTTTTTTATCTGTCATCGCCTAATACACATAAAGAACTTCAGGTAAGTTATGTTGGTTTTGATAAGTTAACTGTTGGCATAGAAAAACAAAATCAATACTTTAAAATAGTTTTAAAAGAAAGTTCTAATCAACTACAAACAGTTACCATTGTTGCAGGTAGAATTCCTAAAAAAGGGAACCCGGCAATTGCGTTGTTAGAAAAAGTTTGGGCAAGGAAGAAAAGTAATGGTCTTAAAATGTTCCCAAATTATGAGTATGAGAAATATGAGAAAATCCAGTTTGATTTAAACAATATAGATTCTTCCTTTACAGAGCAAAAGATTTTTAAGGGAATGGAATTTGTTTTTGATCAAATAGATACGTCCAGGGTTTCTGGAAAAAACTTTTTACCTGTTTATATAAACGAGTCTGTTTATAAGGTATATGGTAAAAACAAAGAGAATAATGAAGTTGTTAGAGAAGACTTAGTAGCCAACAAAAATTCTGGAATTGGAGCTGGTGAAGGGGTAACGACTTATATTAAAGATTTGTATGTGGATTATAATATTTACGATGACTATATTCGTTTGTTTGGGAAAAGTTTTACCAGTCCTGTAGGAAAGTCTGGAGTAAACACTTATAATTATGTTTTGGCAGATAGCGCTAATATTTCTGGTAAATGGTGTTACAATATTATTTACTATCCTATTCGTAAAAATGAACTGACTTTTAAAGGTGATATGTGGATTGCAGATACTGTTTTTGCTGTAAAAGACATTAATATGCAAGTTTCTAAAAGTGCAAATTTAAACTGGATTAAAGAAGTCTTTTTGGAGCGTGATTATAAGGTAGAAAATGATTCTGTAATACTTCCTGAAAAAGATTACATGATGGCGGATTTTAGTTTGCGCAAGAAAAAATCCTCTATGGGTGTTTTTGGAAAACGAACAACCTATTTTGATTCCTATAGTTTTAACAACCCTAAAAAAGAAGATTTTTACAAGAAAAAGTCTGATGTATTTGCCGATAGTATTTATAATGCCACAGAAACATATTGGAAAACCCATAGGCAAGAAACATTGGATAAAAATGAACAAGGTATTTATACCATGTTAGATACTTTAAAAACAGTTCCAAAGTTTAAAAAGATATACAATTTGGGAGTTATTTTGGCCACTGGTTATGTGGAGTTTCCAAATTTTGATTACGGTCCAGTATTTTCCACTTTTGATTACAATGATGTAGAAGGTGTTAGAATTAGAGTTGGAGGTAGAACTTACTTTGGGATAAATGATATGTGGAGAATTCAAGGATATACAGCTTATGGATTTAAAGATCGTAGAGTAAAGTATGGATTGTCCTATAAATACATGTTTGATAAGCAAAAAAGATTGATTTTTGGAATAGGCCATAGAGATGATGTAGAGCAAACAGGAGCTGGGTTAACTACAAGTAACGATGTGCTAGGGAGAAGTTTTGCAACTTCTGGATTGTTTTCTAGCGGAGCTTCAAACTTGTTAACAGACGTGCAATTGACTAATGTTTTTTTTAGTGCAGAACCTGTTGATAATATCAATTTTGAATTGAATTTTGTTCAAAGAAATTTAAAATCAGCCTCTCCAGCTTTTAGTTTGTCGTATATAGATGATAATGGAAATATCCAAAATAAAACACAACAAACAGAATTAGGTTTTGCAATAAAATATACTCCTAGAAGAAAAGTTTTTGGAAACGGAGTAGAACGTAAAAATGTAAATGATAATTTTCCTGTTTTTTATTTAAGTTATGCCAATGGTTTTGGAGCTTTATTTAACAGTGAATTTAATTATCAAAAATTACAAATGTATTATAAACAGCCCTTTTATATTGGGGCTATTGGTAGAACTACCACAACTTTAGAGGTTGGTAAAACTTTTGGAGAAGCTTCTTTAGCACTTTTAAATATTGTGCCAGGGAATCAGTCTTTTTTTAATATCCAAAATACTTTTGGATTGTTAAATTATTATGAGTTTGTAACAGATACTTATGCATCACTTCATTTTGAACATAATTTTAATGGTCGAGTTTTTGGTAAAATTCCTTTTTTAAGAAAGTTAAATCTTCGTGAAATTGTTGGAATAAAAGGAGCTTATGGAACCATTTCACAATCAAATATCAATAGAAACTTACCTGCATTTCAATCTTTACCTTTTTTAAATCTTGAAGCAAAAACGATTGCCCCAAGTAAAATTTATTATGAATACAATGTTGGAATTGATAATATATTAAAGGTTTTTAGATTGGATTTTTATTGGAGAGGGAATTATTTACACCATCCTAATGCTAATAAATTTGGGGTTAAAGGTTCTTTTGGATTTACTTTTTAA
- the metK gene encoding methionine adenosyltransferase codes for MSYLFTSESVSEGHPDKIADQISDALIDHFLAYDPDSKVACETLVTTGQVVLAGEVKSKAYLDVQQIARDTINKIGYTKGEYQFDGNSCGVLSAIHEQSQDINQGVDRASKEEQGAGDQGMMFGYATNETENYMPLALEISHRLLKELAALRREMKDITYLRPDAKAQVTLQYSDDNKPERIDAIVVSTQHDDFDEDEAMLAKIKSDIINILIPRVKASFDADTQALFGDDIKFHINPTGKFVIGGPHGDAGLTGRKIIVDTYGGKGAHGGGAFSGKDPSKVDRSAAYATRHIAKNLVAAGVASEILVQVSYAIGVVEPMGIFVNTYGTSKIDLTDGQIAEIVSSIFDMRPFAIESRLKLRNPIYTETAAYGHMGRTPEVKTVVFESPYEGRKEIKVETFTWEKLDYVDQVKKAFNL; via the coding sequence ATGTCATATTTATTTACCTCTGAATCCGTTTCAGAAGGACACCCAGATAAGATTGCAGATCAAATTTCTGATGCATTAATTGATCACTTTTTGGCTTATGATCCAGATTCTAAAGTAGCTTGTGAAACTTTAGTAACTACTGGTCAAGTAGTATTGGCTGGAGAAGTAAAATCTAAAGCATATTTAGATGTACAGCAAATTGCCAGAGACACCATCAACAAAATTGGATACACAAAAGGTGAATATCAATTTGATGGAAATTCTTGTGGAGTATTATCTGCTATCCATGAACAATCTCAAGACATCAACCAAGGAGTTGATAGAGCGAGTAAAGAAGAGCAAGGTGCAGGTGACCAAGGAATGATGTTTGGTTACGCAACTAACGAAACAGAAAACTATATGCCTTTGGCTTTAGAAATTTCTCATCGTTTGTTAAAAGAATTAGCAGCTTTACGTAGAGAAATGAAAGACATTACTTATTTACGTCCTGATGCAAAAGCACAAGTAACATTACAATATTCTGATGATAACAAGCCAGAGCGTATTGATGCTATTGTAGTTTCTACGCAACATGATGATTTTGATGAAGATGAAGCTATGTTAGCCAAAATAAAATCAGACATCATTAATATTTTAATTCCTAGAGTTAAAGCTAGTTTTGATGCAGATACACAAGCTTTATTTGGTGATGATATCAAGTTCCACATCAACCCAACAGGTAAATTTGTAATTGGTGGCCCTCATGGAGATGCTGGTTTAACTGGTCGTAAAATTATTGTTGATACTTACGGTGGTAAAGGAGCTCACGGTGGAGGTGCATTTTCTGGAAAAGACCCTAGTAAAGTAGACCGTTCTGCTGCTTATGCAACTCGTCATATTGCTAAAAACTTGGTTGCTGCTGGAGTAGCTTCTGAAATTTTAGTTCAAGTTTCTTATGCTATTGGAGTTGTTGAACCTATGGGGATTTTTGTAAACACTTACGGAACTAGTAAAATTGATTTAACAGATGGACAAATTGCAGAAATAGTTTCTTCTATTTTTGACATGAGACCATTTGCTATTGAAAGCAGATTAAAATTACGTAACCCAATTTATACCGAAACTGCAGCTTACGGACATATGGGACGTACTCCAGAAGTAAAAACTGTGGTTTTTGAATCTCCTTACGAAGGAAGAAAAGAAATAAAAGTAGAAACTTTTACATGGGAAAAATTAGACTATGTAGACCAAGTTAAAAAAGCTTTTAACTTATAA
- a CDS encoding deoxynucleoside kinase, with amino-acid sequence MHIAIAGNIGAGKTTLTELLAKHYKWDAHFESVEDNPYLDDFYNEMERWSFNLQVYFLNTRFEQILKIQKSGKNIIQDRTIYEDAKIFAPNLHAMGLLTNRDFNNYSQLFELMENLVTPPDLLVYLRADIKTLVGQIHKRGREYESSINIDYLSRLNERYEAWITSYDKGKKLIIDIDNLDYVTNPEDLGQIIDRIDAQVHGLF; translated from the coding sequence ATGCACATAGCAATTGCCGGTAATATTGGAGCAGGTAAAACTACCTTAACAGAACTTTTAGCAAAACACTATAAGTGGGATGCGCATTTTGAAAGTGTTGAAGACAATCCATATTTAGATGATTTTTACAACGAAATGGAACGTTGGTCTTTTAACCTACAAGTTTATTTCTTAAACACTCGTTTTGAACAAATTCTAAAAATTCAAAAAAGCGGTAAAAACATTATTCAAGACAGAACCATTTACGAAGACGCCAAAATTTTTGCTCCTAACTTACATGCTATGGGCTTACTAACCAATAGAGATTTTAACAACTATAGCCAATTATTTGAATTGATGGAAAACTTGGTTACTCCTCCAGATTTATTGGTTTATTTAAGAGCTGACATCAAAACTTTGGTAGGACAAATTCACAAAAGAGGACGTGAATACGAAAGCTCTATCAACATTGATTATTTAAGTAGGTTAAATGAAAGATACGAAGCTTGGATTACTTCTTATGACAAAGGAAAAAAGTTAATTATTGATATCGATAATCTTGATTATGTAACGAACCCAGAAGATTTAGGACAAATTATTGACCGAATTGATGCACAGGTGCATGGTTTGTTTTAA